A window of the Vigna angularis cultivar LongXiaoDou No.4 chromosome 3, ASM1680809v1, whole genome shotgun sequence genome harbors these coding sequences:
- the LOC108325630 gene encoding zeatin O-glucosyltransferase, with the protein MASNGENPSQKNQVVVVLIPFSAQGHLNQLLHLSNLISSHNIPVHYVSTVTHMRQATLRHHESISNVHFHGFDVPTFVSPSPDPESDFPSHLIPSFEASMHLRDPVRKLLLSLSSEAKRVIVIHDSAMASVAQDATNIPNVENYTFHSTCAFSVYVHYWDRMGRPPVEAMHALKVPSLEGCFPTQFLDFLIAQSQFFKFNDGSIYNTSRVIDGDYTELMEGITGKKIWALGPFNPLVIEKKDSEGRHSCIEWLDKQEPNSVIYVSFGTTTTLKVEQIQQVATGLEQSKHRFIWVLRDADKGDIFDENEAKRLDLPNGFEERVEGKGLIMRDWAPQLEILSHNSTGGFMSHCGWNSCLESITMGVPIATWPMHSDQPRNAALITEVLKVGLVVKDWSQRNELVAASDVENGVRRLMQTKEGDEMRETAARLKSAIHMSTEVGGVSRMEMDSFIAHITK; encoded by the coding sequence ATGGCTTCCAATGGAGAAAATCCTTCTCAGAAAAACCAAGTAGTAGTGGTTCTGATACCTTTCTCTGCACAAGGCCATCTCAATCAGCTTCTGCATCTCTCAAACCTTATCTCATCACACAACATACCAGTTCATTATGTTTCCACTGTCACTCACATGCGCCAAGCCACACTTCGACATCACGAATCAATTTCTAACGTTCATTTTCATGGCTTTGATGTTCCAACCTTTGTTTCCCCTTCTCCAGATCCGGAAAGCGATTTCCCATCTCATCTAATTCCCTCCTTTGAGGCCTCTATGCATCTTCGAGACCCTGTGAGGAAACTGCTTCTATCCCTCTCCTCTGAAGCCAAAAGGGTTATAGTCATCCATGACTCTGCCATGGCTTCAGTGGCACAAGATGCCACAAACATACCTAATGTTGAGAATTACACTTTTCACAGCACATGCGCCTTTAGCGTCTACGTTCACTATTGGGACAGAATGGGAAGGCCTCCGGTTGAAGCCATGCACGCCCTTAAAGTTCCTTCTCTGGAAGGATGCTTCCCAACCCAATTCTTGGATTTTCTTATTGCACAAAGTCagtttttcaaattcaatgaTGGAAGCATCTACAACACAAGCAGGGTAATTGATGGTGATTATACTGAGTTGATGGAGGGTATCACTGGTAAGAAGATTTGGGCACTGGGACCGTTTAACCCTTTAGTGATTGAGAAAAAAGATTCAGAAGGAAGGCACTCATGCATAGAGTGGCTTGATAAACAAGAGCCTAATTCAGTGATATATGTGTCTTTTGGAACAACAACAACTTTGAAAGTGGAACAGATCCAACAGGTTGCAACTGGGTTGGAACAAAGCAAGCATAGGTTCATTTGGGTGCTGAGAGATGCTGATAAAGGGGACATCTTTGATGAAAACGAAGCAAAAAGACTTGATCTTCCAAATGGGTTTGAGGAGAGAGTGGAAGGCAAGGGGCTGATTATGAGGGATTGGGCACCCCAATTGGAAATTCTGAGCCACAATTCAACAGGGGGGTTTATGAGCCACTGTGGATGGAACTCGTGCTTGGAGAGCATAACCATGGGAGTGCCAATAGCAACATGGCCCATGCACTCTGACCAACCAAGAAACGCAGCTCTGATAACAGAAGTTCTGAAGGTTGGTTTGGTTGTGAAGGATTGGTCACAGAGGAATGAGTTGGTGGCCGCATCAGATGTTGAGAATGGTGTGAGAAGGTTGATGCAAACAAAGGAAGGTGATGAGATGAGAGAGACAGCAGCGAGGCTTAAAAGTGCCATCCATATGTCCACGGAAGTAGGTGGAGTTTCTCGCATGGAAATGGATTCTTTCATTGCTCATATCACTAAATAA
- the LOC108325421 gene encoding zeatin O-glucosyltransferase yields the protein MASNGGNLAQKNQVVVVLIPFSAQGHLNQLLHLSNIISSHNIPVHYVSTVTHIRQATLRHHDSISNIHFHAFDVPTFVSPSPDPESDFPSHLIPSFEASMHLRDPVRKLLLSLSSEAKRVIVIHDSAMASVAQDATNIPNVENYTFHITCAFSVYVHYWNRIGRPSVEAMNALKVPSLEGCFPTQFLDFLTTQREFLKFSDGFIYNTSRVIDGDYIELMEAVTDGKEIWALGPFNPLAVEKKDSKERHSCMEWLDKQEPNSVIYVSFGTTTTLKVEQIQQIAIGLEQSKQKFIWVLRDADKGDIFDENEAKRLDLPNGFEERVEGKGLIVRDWAPQLEILSHPSTGGFMSHCGWNSCLESITMGVPIATWPMHSDQPSNAALITEVLKVGLVVKDWSQRKALVTASDVENGVRRLMQTKEGDEMRERAAWLKNVIHMSTVVGGVSRVEMDSFIAHITK from the coding sequence ATGGCTTCTAATGGAGGAAATCTTGCTCAGAAAAACCAAGTGGTGGTGGTTCTGATACCTTTCTCTGCACAAGGCCATCTCAATCAGCTTCTGCATCTCTCAAACATTATCTCATCACACAACATACCAGTTCATTATGTTTCCACTGTCACTCACATTCGCCAAGCCACTCTTCGTCACCACGATTCCATTTCTAACATTCATTTCCATGCCTTTGATGTTCCAACCTTTGTTTCCCCTTCTCCCGATCCAGAAAGCGATTTCCCATCTCATCTAATTCCCTCCTTTGAGGCCTCTATGCATCTTCGAGACCCTGTGAGGAAACTGCTTCTATCCCTCTCCTCTGAAGCCAAAAGGGTTATAGTCATTCATGACTCTGCCATGGCTTCAGTGGCACAAGATGCCACAAACATACCTAATGTTGAGAATTACACTTTTCACATCACATGCGCCTTTAGCGTCTACGTTCACTACTGGAACAGAATTGGAAGGCCTTCGGTTGAAGCCATGAACGCCCTTAAAGTTCCTTCTCTGGAAGGATGCTTCCCAACCCAATTCTTGGATTTCCTTACTACACAAAGAGAATTTCTCAAATTCAGTGATGGATTCATCTACAACACAAGCAGGGTGATTGATGGTGATTACATTGAGTTGATGGAGGCTGTCACTGATGGTAAAGAGATTTGGGCACTGGGACCGTTCAACCCTTTAGCCGTTGAGAAGAAAGATTCAAAAGAAAGGCACTCATGCATGGAGTGGCTTGATAAACAAGAGCCTAATTCAGTGATATATGTGTCTTTTGGAACAACAACAACTTTGAAAGTGGAACAGATCCAACAGATAGCAATTGGGTTGGAACAAAGCAAGCAGAAGTTCATCTGGGTGCTGAGAGATGCTGATAAAGGGGACATCTTTGATGAAAACGAAGCAAAAAGACTTGATCTTCCAAATGGGTTTGAGGAGAGAGTGGAAGGCAAGGGGCTGATTGTGAGGGATTGGGCACCCCAATTGGAAATTCTGAGCCACCCTTCAACAGGTGGGTTTATGAGCCATTGTGGATGGAACTCGTGCTTGGAGAGCATAACCATGGGAGTGCCAATAGCAACATGGCCAATGCACTCTGACCAACCAAGTAACGCAGCTCTGATAACAGAGGTTCTGAAGGTTGGTTTGGTTGTGAAGGATTGGTCACAGAGGAAAGCGTTGGTGACTGCATCAGATGTTGAGAACGGTGTGAGAAGGTTGATGCAAACAAAGGAAGGTGATGAGATGAGAGAGAGAGCAGCGTGGCTTAAAAATGTCATCCATATGTCCACGGTAGTAGGTGGAGTTTCTCGCGTGGAAATGGATTCTTTCATTGCTCACATCACTAAATAA
- the LOC108325762 gene encoding zeatin O-glucosyltransferase, with protein MASNGENLAQKNQVVVVLIPFPAQGHLNQLLHLSNLISSHNIPVHYVSTVTHIRQATLRHHKSISNIHFHAFDVPTFLSSSPNSNSSETDFPSHLIPSFEASMHLRQPVGKLFQSLSSQAKRVIVIYDFLMGSVVQDATTMPNVENYTFHSISAFYNFLYFWEEMGKPSLNGVRVPEFPSLEGCFPAEFNDFITEQLEFLKIGDGNIYNTSRAIEGPYIKFLENIEVGKKVWALGPLNPLAVEKKESKVRHPCLEWLDKQEPDSVIYVSFGTTTTLKVEQIQQVATGLEQSKQKFIWVLRHADKGDIFDENEAKKLDLPNGFEERVKGMGVVVRDWAPQLEILSHPSTGGFMSHCGWNSCLESISLGVPMATWPMHSDQPRNAVLVTEVLKVGLIVKDWSQRKSLVSASVVENGVRKLMQTREGDEMRERAVNLKKAFKISRDEGGDSRMEMKSFIAHITK; from the coding sequence ATGGCTTCCAATGGAGAAAATCTTGCTCAGAAAAACCAAGTGGTAGTGGTTCTGATACCTTTCCCTGCACAAGGCCATCTCAATCAGCTTCTGCATCTCTCAAACCTTATCTCATCACACAACATACCAGTTCATTATGTTTCCACTGTCACTCACATTCGCCAAGCCACTCTTCGTCACCACAAATCCATTTCTAACATTCATTTCCATGCCTTTGATGTTCCAACCTTTCTTTCCTCTTCTCCCAACTCAAACAGTTCAGAAACTGATTTCCCGTCTCATCTAATTCCTTCATTCGAGGCCTCCATGCATCTTCGACAGCCTGTGGGAAAACTTTTTCAATCCCTCTCATCTCAAGCCAAAAGGGTCATAGTCATCTATGACTTCCTCATGGGATCAGTGGTACAAGATGCCACAACCATGCCAAATGTTGAGAATTACACTTTTCACAGCATATCTGCTTTTTACAACTTCCTTTATTTTTGGGAGGAAATGGGGAAGCCTTCGCTTAATGGAGTCCGTGTCCCGGAGTTTCCTTCTCTTGAAGGATGTTTTCCCGCCGAGTTCAATGATTTCATTACTGAACAACTTGAATTCCTCAAAATCGGCGATGGAAACATCTACAACACAAGCAGGGCCATTGAAGGTCCTTATATTAAGTTTCTGGAGAATATCGAGGTCGGCAAAAAGGTCTGGGCGCTTGGGCCTTTGAACCCTTTGGCCGTTGAGAAGAAAGAATCAAAAGTAAGGCACCCATGCTTGGAGTGGCTTGATAAACAAGAGCCAGATTCAGTGATATACGTGTCTTTTGGGACAACAACAACTTTGAAAGTGGAACAGATCCAACAGGTTGCAACTGGGTTGGAACAAAGCAAGCAGAAGTTCATCTGGGTGCTGAGACATGCTGATAAAGGGGACATCTttgatgaaaatgaagcaaaAAAACTTGATCTTCCAAATGGGTTCGAGGAGAGAGTGAAAGGCATGGGGGTGGTTGTGAGGGATTGGGCACCCCAATTGGAAATTCTGAGCCATCCTTCAACAGGGGGGTTTATGAGTCATTGTGGATGGAACTCGTGCTTAGAGAGCATATCCCTGGGGGTGCCAATGGCAACATGGCCCATGCACTCAGACCAGCCGAGAAACGCAGTTTTGGTGACAGAGGTTCTGAAGGTTGGATTGATTGTGAAGGATTGGTCGCAGAGGAAGTCGTTGGTGAGTGCTTCAGTTGTTGAGAATGGTGTGAGAAAGTTGATGCAAACAAGGGAAGGTGATGAGATGAGAGAGAGAGCAGTGAATCTGAAAAAGGCCTTCAAAATATCAAGGGATGAAGGTGGAGATTCTCGCATGGAAATGAAATCTTTCATTGCCCATATCACTAAATAG